Proteins from one Chroococcidiopsis sp. CCMEE 29 genomic window:
- a CDS encoding Hsp20/alpha crystallin family protein: MALIRWQPFQEMETLRRQMDQIFDEVTSLKHEPQMNWKPAIELKDTKDSVILRAEIPGVEGKDLDIRVTREAVAIAGEHRYEKKAEDKRYFRTEFRYGKFQRVIPLPVAVQNDQVQAEFKDGILTLTLPKVAEARRQVVKVNLADHTATAENTAEANQAETTQIAQ; the protein is encoded by the coding sequence ATGGCACTTATTCGTTGGCAACCCTTCCAAGAAATGGAAACCCTGCGTCGTCAAATGGATCAAATCTTTGACGAAGTGACAAGCTTAAAACACGAGCCACAAATGAATTGGAAGCCCGCTATCGAATTAAAAGATACAAAAGATAGCGTAATATTACGGGCAGAAATTCCGGGTGTTGAAGGTAAAGACCTTGATATCCGAGTGACGCGCGAAGCAGTGGCGATCGCTGGCGAGCATCGCTATGAGAAGAAAGCTGAAGACAAACGCTACTTCCGCACGGAATTCCGTTATGGCAAGTTCCAGCGTGTGATTCCCCTGCCAGTAGCAGTTCAGAATGACCAGGTGCAAGCTGAGTTTAAGGATGGCATTCTGACGCTGACTCTACCCAAAGTCGCTGAAGCACGTCGCCAAGTGGTCAAAGTTAACTTAGCAGATCACACTGCTACTGCAGAAAATACTGCTGAAGCTAACCAAGCTGAAACTACCCAAATAGCTCAATAG
- the miaA gene encoding tRNA (adenosine(37)-N6)-dimethylallyltransferase MiaA, with the protein MYPTNYLKFGLITICGPTATGKSGLALSLAQQLNSVILSADSRQVYRDFDIGTAKPTAAEQQLVPHYLIDICDPTKTLTVADYQQQAQALIASPPASPASPAPPALLLVGGTGLYIRSIVQGLKIPRVAPQPELRSQLQSLGQKQLYAMLQQVDPVAAQKIHANDPVRTLRALEVFYVTGRPISEQQGENPPNYPILQIGLDCDRLSDRIEQRTEQMIAAGLVAEVENLCHKYGVALPLLDTLGYREMKQHLAGEITLTKAKQLTVLHTRQFAKRQRTWFRAYPQIEWFDADSPDLLQQVWQRVQEFIPPLN; encoded by the coding sequence ATGTACCCAACAAATTATTTGAAATTTGGTTTGATTACAATTTGCGGTCCCACTGCCACTGGCAAGTCGGGGCTAGCCTTGAGTTTAGCTCAACAGCTAAATTCTGTAATTCTCAGTGCCGATTCGCGTCAAGTATACCGTGATTTTGATATTGGCACCGCTAAGCCAACAGCCGCGGAACAACAGCTAGTACCGCACTACTTGATTGATATTTGCGATCCAACAAAGACTTTAACCGTAGCAGACTACCAACAGCAAGCCCAAGCCTTAATTGCTTCTCCCCCTGCTTCCCCCGCCTCCCCTGCTCCCCCTGCTCTCTTATTGGTTGGGGGGACTGGGTTATACATTCGTTCCATTGTGCAGGGGTTAAAAATTCCGAGGGTGGCGCCTCAGCCAGAATTGCGATCGCAACTTCAGTCTCTCGGTCAAAAGCAACTCTATGCCATGCTGCAACAAGTTGATCCAGTTGCTGCCCAAAAGATTCATGCCAACGATCCTGTGCGAACTTTACGAGCATTGGAAGTATTTTACGTCACTGGTCGTCCGATTTCTGAACAGCAAGGGGAGAATCCACCCAATTATCCCATTTTGCAGATTGGTTTAGACTGCGATCGTCTTAGCGATCGCATTGAACAGCGTACCGAGCAGATGATAGCAGCTGGCTTGGTAGCTGAAGTGGAGAATCTTTGTCATAAATATGGTGTTGCTCTACCCTTGCTAGACACGCTGGGATATCGAGAAATGAAACAACATCTTGCTGGTGAAATCACTCTTACTAAAGCTAAGCAATTAACAGTTTTGCACACTCGCCAATTTGCCAAGCGACAGCGTACCTGGTTTCGCGCTTACCCTCAAATAGAATGGTTTGATGCAGATTCTCCAGATTTGTTACAGCAAGTGTGGCAGCGAGTGCAAGAGTTTATCCCACCACTTAACTGA
- the glmS gene encoding glutamine--fructose-6-phosphate transaminase (isomerizing) — protein MCGIVGYIGTQAATGILLAGLEKLEYRGYDSAGIATVLEGNIHCVRAKGKLHNLREKLEQIENPAQVGIGHTRWATHGKPEEYNAHPHMDTARRVAVVQNGIIENYRELREELKQLGHEFRSDTDTEVIPHLIAQLLAEYSSSPNQHSSPFLEAVRQAVNKLEGAFAIAIICADYPDELIIARQQAPLAIGLGQGEFFCASDAPALVPHTRAVLTLESGELARLTPLGVEVYTFAGDRLKKHPRTLNWNPVLVEKQGFKHFMLKEIYEQPGVVRACLEAYLNTDWNPASPGQMPIRLGLPAELYADLEQIQIVACGTSWHAGLVGKYLLEQLAGIPTMVQYASEFRYAPSPLTPNTLMIGVTQSGETADTLAALTMEKERRDGLLPKFQPRLLGITNRLESSLAQMVPHIIDTHAGIEIGVAATKTFVAQLMAFYCLALDIAYLRQTISPDRLEQIIIGLRQLPAEIEVVLEIQERYIQQLVHDFAETQDFIFLGRGINFPIALEGALKLKEISYIHAEGYPAGEMKHGPIALLDAKVPVVAIAMPGSVYEKVLSNAQEAKARDARLIGITPMNAPEAAEIFDDVIPVPSVEELLSPILSVIPLQLLAYHIAARRGLDVDQPRNLAKSVTVE, from the coding sequence ATGTGCGGAATCGTTGGTTATATAGGCACTCAAGCAGCTACAGGAATTTTGCTAGCCGGGTTGGAGAAGCTAGAGTATAGGGGCTACGATTCCGCTGGAATTGCCACGGTTTTGGAAGGGAATATTCATTGCGTCCGAGCAAAAGGAAAACTCCACAACCTGCGCGAAAAGCTAGAACAGATAGAAAACCCAGCCCAAGTTGGCATTGGACACACTCGCTGGGCAACTCATGGTAAGCCAGAGGAGTATAATGCCCATCCCCACATGGATACAGCCAGGCGAGTGGCGGTAGTCCAAAATGGGATTATTGAAAACTATCGCGAGTTGCGCGAAGAACTGAAACAGCTAGGACATGAGTTTCGCTCAGACACCGATACTGAAGTTATTCCCCACTTAATCGCCCAGCTTCTGGCAGAATACTCTTCATCCCCCAACCAGCACTCCTCACCTTTTCTAGAGGCGGTACGGCAAGCGGTGAATAAACTAGAGGGAGCATTTGCGATCGCCATTATTTGTGCCGATTACCCCGATGAATTAATCATCGCGCGACAACAAGCTCCTTTAGCAATTGGTTTGGGTCAGGGGGAATTCTTCTGTGCCTCTGATGCACCAGCACTCGTTCCCCACACTAGAGCAGTACTGACGCTGGAAAGTGGCGAACTGGCGCGTCTGACACCGCTGGGCGTTGAGGTTTATACTTTTGCGGGCGATCGCCTGAAAAAGCACCCCCGCACCCTTAATTGGAATCCTGTCTTAGTGGAAAAGCAGGGATTCAAGCACTTTATGCTTAAGGAAATCTATGAGCAACCGGGAGTGGTGCGGGCTTGCTTAGAAGCTTATCTCAACACTGATTGGAACCCAGCCTCTCCTGGTCAAATGCCGATTCGTCTGGGTTTACCTGCTGAACTGTACGCAGATTTAGAACAAATTCAAATTGTCGCTTGTGGCACAAGTTGGCATGCTGGATTGGTAGGGAAATACCTGCTAGAACAACTGGCGGGGATTCCAACGATGGTGCAATATGCTTCTGAGTTTCGCTATGCACCATCACCTCTAACCCCTAATACGTTGATGATTGGCGTTACTCAATCGGGTGAGACTGCTGATACGCTGGCAGCTTTGACGATGGAAAAAGAGCGCCGCGACGGTTTATTACCTAAGTTTCAGCCGCGACTGCTAGGGATTACCAATCGCCTGGAAAGTTCTCTAGCTCAGATGGTACCGCATATTATTGATACTCACGCCGGAATTGAAATTGGAGTGGCGGCAACAAAAACTTTTGTTGCCCAATTGATGGCGTTTTACTGCTTGGCGTTAGATATAGCTTATCTTCGTCAGACTATTTCGCCAGATAGGTTGGAGCAGATTATTATTGGGTTGCGTCAGCTACCAGCGGAAATTGAAGTGGTGTTAGAAATTCAAGAGCGTTACATCCAACAATTGGTTCACGACTTTGCAGAAACTCAAGATTTCATCTTCTTGGGACGGGGAATTAACTTTCCCATTGCTTTAGAGGGAGCACTGAAATTAAAGGAAATCAGCTACATTCACGCTGAAGGGTATCCAGCGGGGGAAATGAAACATGGACCGATCGCCCTGTTGGATGCCAAGGTGCCAGTGGTAGCGATCGCTATGCCTGGTAGTGTTTATGAAAAGGTCCTCTCAAACGCCCAGGAAGCCAAAGCCCGTGATGCTCGTTTAATTGGCATTACCCCAATGAATGCTCCAGAGGCAGCTGAGATTTTTGATGACGTGATTCCTGTCCCAAGTGTGGAAGAATTACTCTCTCCCATCCTCAGTGTGATTCCCTTGCAGTTGTTGGCTTACCATATTGCGGCACGTCGCGGCTTGGATGTTGACCAACCTAGAAATTTGGCGAAATCAGTGACGGTAGAGTAG
- a CDS encoding carbonic anhydrase, whose amino-acid sequence MNQNNRLMDRRSFLNLTGTVGIGLVAAGTGSLFWSMQPKRAIAAPVSPLSPDAALRRLMDGNQRFVQQKGEHPDQSQARIKEVAQAQHPFAALLSCADSRVPPEILFDEGIGDLFDIRVAGNIVTPEVLGSLEYAVDLLDTPLIMVLGHERCGAVTAAVQGKSLSGHIGSFVKAIKPAISETEGELDQLVDRAVVANVQYQIEKLKRNSTILSQGLLDGKLKIVGGRYDLDTGEVTLI is encoded by the coding sequence ATGAATCAAAACAATAGATTGATGGACCGTCGCAGTTTTTTGAACTTAACGGGAACTGTCGGAATAGGGTTGGTGGCTGCTGGTACGGGAAGTTTATTCTGGAGTATGCAGCCAAAGCGAGCGATCGCAGCCCCGGTGTCGCCTCTATCCCCTGATGCCGCCCTACGACGGCTAATGGACGGAAATCAACGGTTTGTGCAGCAAAAAGGCGAGCATCCTGACCAATCACAGGCACGGATCAAAGAAGTTGCCCAGGCACAACACCCCTTTGCGGCTCTGTTAAGCTGCGCTGATTCGCGCGTGCCTCCGGAAATTTTATTTGATGAAGGAATTGGTGACTTATTTGACATCCGTGTTGCCGGAAATATCGTGACTCCAGAGGTGCTTGGCAGCCTGGAATATGCTGTGGATCTCCTCGACACTCCTTTGATTATGGTTTTAGGTCACGAACGCTGTGGTGCTGTTACCGCCGCAGTCCAAGGGAAAAGTCTTTCAGGTCATATTGGTTCTTTTGTCAAGGCAATTAAACCAGCTATCTCCGAGACAGAAGGTGAATTAGATCAGCTGGTTGATCGCGCTGTGGTTGCGAATGTTCAGTATCAGATTGAGAAATTGAAACGAAATTCAACCATCCTGTCTCAAGGATTGCTAGATGGTAAGCTCAAAATTGTCGGAGGTCGCTACGACCTTGATACTGGAGAGGTCACCCTGATTTAG
- a CDS encoding FAD-binding oxidoreductase yields the protein MKVIASQLESIVSSGGVYEWEDIAARRREQIEKAIAPKSLPSYLVYPRTQAELAEVIACAERNNWHVLPCGSGSKLSWGGLAKGIDLVVSTERLNQLVQHAVGDLTVTVEAGTKFADLQATLAQVGQFIALDPTAPELATMGGIVATAETNSLRQRYGSVRDQLLGFTFIRADGQIAKAGGRVVKNVAGYDLMKLFTGSYGTLGIIAQVTFRVYPLPEASGTVVLTGEAEAIAKATTILRSSALTPTKADLLSTQLVSRLGVGKGLGLLTCFQSLSESVKEQSARLLEVGNQLGLQSAIYSAEDEADLWHKLPEQMRDSGIKQAVTCKIGVLPSTAIATLTQLDKLAPQQAIGMIHAGSGLGLLRFDSPDLRTHTVLQMRTHCQSQGGFLTIQAAPVTFKQQLEVWGYSGNAIDLMRRIKQQFDPKNILSPHRFVGGI from the coding sequence ATGAAAGTGATCGCCTCCCAACTCGAATCTATTGTTAGCTCAGGTGGAGTCTATGAATGGGAAGATATAGCAGCCAGGCGCAGAGAACAGATAGAAAAGGCGATCGCACCTAAAAGCCTTCCTAGTTACCTTGTCTATCCCCGCACCCAAGCAGAACTGGCAGAAGTTATTGCCTGTGCTGAGCGCAACAACTGGCACGTCTTACCCTGCGGCAGTGGTAGCAAACTCAGCTGGGGTGGACTGGCAAAAGGTATTGACTTGGTTGTGAGTACAGAACGCCTGAATCAGCTGGTTCAACACGCAGTAGGCGATTTGACTGTGACAGTAGAAGCTGGAACTAAGTTTGCAGACCTGCAAGCAACTTTAGCGCAAGTTGGGCAATTTATCGCTCTCGATCCAACTGCGCCAGAGTTGGCAACGATGGGAGGCATTGTTGCCACAGCTGAGACTAACTCTTTACGGCAACGCTATGGCAGTGTCCGCGATCAGTTGCTGGGATTTACCTTTATCCGAGCAGATGGACAAATTGCCAAAGCTGGAGGACGAGTGGTAAAGAATGTTGCCGGTTACGATTTGATGAAGTTGTTTACTGGTTCCTATGGCACGCTAGGGATAATCGCTCAAGTCACGTTTCGGGTTTATCCGCTGCCTGAAGCGTCTGGAACTGTGGTTTTGACTGGGGAGGCAGAGGCGATCGCTAAAGCGACAACCATCCTGCGATCGTCTGCTTTAACACCAACCAAAGCTGATTTACTATCAACTCAACTAGTATCTCGCTTAGGAGTAGGGAAGGGACTAGGATTACTCACTTGCTTTCAGAGTCTGAGCGAGAGTGTTAAGGAACAGTCCGCTCGCCTTTTAGAAGTTGGGAACCAGTTGGGTTTACAGAGTGCCATCTACTCAGCCGAGGATGAAGCTGACTTATGGCATAAATTACCAGAACAAATGCGGGATTCCGGAATAAAGCAAGCGGTTACTTGCAAAATAGGAGTATTACCCTCAACCGCTATTGCCACACTGACTCAACTAGATAAGCTTGCTCCCCAGCAGGCAATTGGTATGATTCACGCCGGTAGTGGTTTGGGGTTGTTGAGGTTCGATAGTCCAGATCTAAGAACTCATACTGTTTTGCAAATGAGAACACATTGCCAATCTCAAGGAGGTTTCCTGACGATCCAAGCAGCACCAGTCACATTCAAGCAACAGCTAGAGGTTTGGGGCTACAGCGGCAATGCCATAGATTTAATGCGCCGGATCAAACAGCAATTTGATCCGAAAAATATTTTGAGTCCTCACCGCTTTGTTGGTGGAATTTAG
- the psaC gene encoding photosystem I iron-sulfur center protein PsaC, giving the protein MSHTVKIYDTCIGCTQCVRACPTDVLEMVPWDGCRAGQIASSPRTEDCVGCKRCETACPTDFLSIRVYLSNAETTRSMGLAY; this is encoded by the coding sequence ATGTCTCATACAGTTAAAATCTACGATACCTGCATCGGCTGCACTCAATGCGTCCGTGCCTGCCCAACTGACGTTCTGGAGATGGTTCCCTGGGACGGCTGTAGAGCCGGACAGATTGCCTCATCTCCGCGCACAGAAGACTGTGTGGGTTGCAAGCGGTGTGAAACTGCTTGTCCCACCGATTTCTTGAGCATCCGGGTTTACTTGAGTAATGCTGAAACTACTCGCAGTATGGGTTTAGCTTACTAA
- a CDS encoding HNH endonuclease domain-containing protein, translating into MGKAGQALRQVLEFYNISQSLLATGLGVERPIVFRWFHERTDPTAQTVTEIVQALYKINPSAAKDFLQAYLGNLTQTLHKASTQELPKSDRVNVSLLSQIFDNTTNSYKYLYFFSLLDIIRRRQFDALSPISFQEIVVEMLANAWYPHNYFKLSFGTQDQIANKLESLALEITEPILKFRDPDKKLLRKAIQTQDINDIVTFISRYVPFRLIRPFFNQETKGLVDAKVNQSVINLAKHQFEVTKPLYCFDDEDLKNCQGIILHQDWVEYIAENYLVVRGWASWEWLNYTQQRNPTVPNVVNKLFMPQQRDSLAQQTKYWKIILDNQDVECIYSEVKLDKEKISLDHYLPWSFVAHDQLWNLIPTSPSVNSAKSNNIPSKRYFDNFVELQHLGLNISYQHLSKNQWLKYTDSYIAELKVNQAEELLKLEILRKAYESTIIPLISLATIQGFTPNWIY; encoded by the coding sequence ATGGGAAAAGCAGGTCAAGCACTCAGACAAGTATTAGAGTTTTACAACATCAGCCAAAGCTTATTGGCTACAGGGTTGGGTGTTGAACGTCCGATTGTCTTCCGTTGGTTTCACGAACGCACAGATCCTACTGCTCAAACCGTTACTGAGATTGTCCAAGCCTTATATAAGATCAACCCGTCTGCTGCAAAAGACTTTTTGCAAGCCTACTTAGGCAATTTGACACAAACTCTGCACAAAGCTTCAACTCAAGAGCTACCTAAGTCAGATCGGGTCAATGTTTCGCTGCTATCGCAAATTTTTGACAATACTACCAACTCTTACAAATACCTTTATTTTTTCTCGCTGTTAGACATCATCCGAAGAAGACAGTTTGATGCTTTATCACCCATCAGTTTTCAAGAAATCGTTGTAGAGATGCTGGCGAACGCTTGGTATCCCCACAATTACTTTAAGCTATCTTTTGGAACACAAGATCAAATTGCAAATAAATTAGAATCTCTTGCTCTAGAGATAACTGAACCAATCTTAAAATTTAGAGATCCAGATAAAAAGCTCTTAAGAAAAGCAATTCAAACTCAAGATATCAACGATATTGTTACTTTCATCAGTAGATATGTTCCCTTTCGTCTCATTCGTCCATTTTTCAATCAAGAAACTAAGGGTTTAGTAGATGCTAAAGTTAATCAAAGTGTTATCAATCTTGCCAAACATCAGTTTGAAGTAACAAAGCCTCTCTATTGCTTTGATGATGAAGATTTAAAAAACTGTCAAGGAATTATTTTACATCAAGACTGGGTAGAATATATCGCTGAAAACTATTTAGTGGTTAGGGGTTGGGCATCATGGGAATGGTTAAACTATACGCAACAAAGGAATCCTACTGTTCCTAATGTTGTTAATAAACTATTTATGCCTCAACAAAGAGATTCTTTAGCACAACAAACGAAGTATTGGAAAATTATTTTAGATAATCAAGATGTTGAGTGTATTTACTCAGAAGTTAAGTTAGATAAAGAAAAAATTTCATTGGATCATTATTTACCTTGGTCTTTTGTCGCCCACGATCAACTATGGAACTTAATTCCTACTAGCCCCTCTGTCAACTCTGCTAAATCAAATAATATTCCTTCCAAGCGGTATTTTGATAATTTCGTTGAATTACAACATTTAGGATTAAATATTTCCTATCAACATCTATCTAAGAACCAATGGTTAAAATATACTGACTCTTACATTGCAGAGCTTAAAGTGAATCAAGCTGAAGAATTACTGAAGCTGGAAATTCTTAGAAAAGCTTATGAGTCAACAATAATACCTTTGATTTCTTTGGCAACTATTCAGGGATTTACACCTAATTGGATTTACTGA
- a CDS encoding P-II family nitrogen regulator has protein sequence MHAVKRIEIIANSFELGKILDGLKQAGVTGYMVIRNVAGQGLRGTSEDLDMTMLDNVWVIAFCAPEKIKTTMEIIRPILNKFGGTCYISDAMEIRSVRCVASL, from the coding sequence ATGCATGCAGTTAAACGAATAGAAATTATCGCGAATTCATTTGAACTTGGCAAGATTCTAGACGGCTTAAAACAAGCAGGTGTAACAGGATACATGGTAATCCGAAACGTCGCTGGGCAGGGACTTAGAGGTACTTCTGAAGATTTAGATATGACCATGTTAGATAATGTCTGGGTGATCGCCTTTTGTGCCCCAGAAAAAATCAAAACTACTATGGAAATCATTCGCCCGATCCTTAACAAGTTTGGAGGTACCTGTTATATTTCCGATGCAATGGAAATTCGCTCAGTCAGATGCGTTGCATCATTGTAA
- the glcD gene encoding glycolate oxidase subunit GlcD — translation MIIQDKQRNWKPIIKQFEAVVGKNGVVQRREELITYECDGLTSYRQRPAVVVLPRTTEQVAEVVKICDRANIPFIARGAGTGLSGGALPIEGCVLIVTALMRQILNIDWENQQVVVQPGVINNWVTQAVSGAGFYYAPDPSSQIICSIGGNVAENSGGVHCLKYGATTNHVLGLKLVLPDGSIVDVGGRIPEMPGYDLTGLFVGSEGTLGIATEITLRILKSAESICVLLADFSSIEAAGAAVSDIISSGIIPAGMEMMDNLSINAVEDVVATGCYPRDATAILLVEIDGLAVEVAANKQRIAAICKHNGARSITTASDPETRLKLWKGRKAAFAAAGHLSPDYYVQDGVIPRTQLPYVLQEIENLSQKYGYRIANVFHAGDGNLHPLILYDNSVPGALEQVEELGGDILKLCVQVGGSISGEHGIGADKRCYMPNMFTQADLETMQYVRQAFNSKGLANPGKIFPTPRTCGEAARTEIAKQFELVERF, via the coding sequence ATGATTATCCAAGATAAACAACGCAACTGGAAACCGATTATCAAACAGTTTGAAGCAGTCGTAGGTAAAAACGGTGTAGTTCAACGCCGTGAAGAATTGATTACCTATGAATGTGATGGTTTAACCAGCTATCGTCAACGCCCAGCTGTGGTAGTGCTACCGCGAACCACAGAACAAGTGGCGGAGGTGGTGAAAATCTGCGATCGCGCTAACATCCCTTTCATTGCCCGTGGTGCTGGCACAGGTTTATCGGGTGGCGCATTGCCAATAGAAGGCTGTGTTCTAATTGTCACCGCCTTGATGCGGCAAATTCTCAACATCGACTGGGAAAATCAGCAAGTTGTCGTGCAACCGGGAGTAATTAATAACTGGGTAACACAAGCCGTTAGTGGTGCTGGGTTTTACTACGCTCCAGACCCCTCCAGTCAAATCATTTGTTCCATTGGGGGCAACGTTGCGGAAAACTCGGGTGGGGTGCATTGTCTTAAATATGGCGCGACCACAAACCACGTCTTAGGATTAAAACTTGTGCTGCCCGATGGTTCGATTGTAGATGTGGGTGGACGAATTCCCGAAATGCCTGGATATGACCTGACTGGCTTATTTGTCGGTTCTGAGGGCACACTCGGTATTGCGACAGAAATTACTTTGCGGATTCTCAAGTCAGCGGAATCAATTTGCGTTCTGCTAGCGGACTTTTCCAGTATTGAGGCAGCAGGTGCAGCTGTTTCAGACATCATCAGTAGTGGAATCATCCCAGCGGGGATGGAAATGATGGACAACCTCAGCATCAATGCTGTGGAAGATGTGGTAGCAACAGGTTGTTATCCCAGAGATGCTACAGCGATCTTGCTAGTAGAAATAGATGGATTGGCAGTAGAAGTAGCAGCGAATAAACAGCGCATTGCCGCCATTTGCAAACATAATGGAGCCAGGAGCATCACCACTGCTAGCGACCCAGAAACCCGCTTGAAATTATGGAAGGGACGTAAGGCAGCATTCGCAGCAGCGGGTCACCTCAGCCCCGATTATTACGTGCAAGATGGTGTAATTCCGCGGACTCAGCTACCTTATGTGCTGCAAGAGATTGAGAATCTGAGCCAGAAATACGGTTACCGCATTGCCAATGTTTTCCATGCTGGTGATGGCAATCTCCACCCACTGATTCTTTACGATAATTCAGTACCAGGAGCGCTAGAGCAGGTGGAAGAATTAGGAGGAGACATTCTCAAACTCTGCGTGCAAGTCGGTGGCAGCATTTCTGGAGAACATGGCATTGGTGCTGATAAGCGGTGTTATATGCCGAATATGTTTACTCAAGCAGACTTGGAAACGATGCAATATGTGCGCCAAGCATTTAATTCCAAAGGTTTAGCCAATCCTGGAAAAATTTTTCCTACGCCCCGCACGTGTGGGGAAGCAGCGAGAACTGAGATTGCCAAGCAGTTTGAGTTAGTGGAGCGTTTCTAG
- a CDS encoding sodium-dependent bicarbonate transport family permease, which yields MDANLIVSNILNPPILFFFLGMVAVFVKTDLEIPAPFPKLLSLYLLFSIGFKGGVELIKSGLTQEVVLTLLAAVIMACFVPIYTFFLLKLKLDIYDAAAIAATYGSISAVTFITAGAFLNELGIDYDGYMVAALALMESPAIIVGLILVNLFTPNQGERDFSWSEVLQEAFLNSSVFLLVGSLVIGVLTGERGWQVLEPFTQGLFYGILTFFLLDMGLVAARRIKDLQKTGAFLISFAILIPIVNASIGLLIAKFIGMPQGDALLFAVLCASASYIAVPAAMRLTVPEANPSLYVSTALAVTFPFNIIVGIPLYLYGINMLWR from the coding sequence ATGGATGCAAACCTGATCGTTTCGAATATTTTGAATCCACCAATCCTATTTTTTTTTCTAGGAATGGTGGCGGTTTTTGTCAAAACGGATCTCGAAATTCCAGCTCCCTTCCCGAAACTGTTATCCCTTTACCTGCTATTTTCTATTGGATTTAAGGGAGGGGTGGAACTAATTAAAAGCGGACTTACCCAAGAAGTGGTCTTGACGCTCTTAGCAGCTGTAATAATGGCATGTTTTGTTCCTATTTATACCTTTTTTTTGCTCAAACTGAAGCTTGATATCTATGATGCCGCTGCGATCGCGGCAACTTATGGCTCTATTAGTGCCGTAACTTTCATCACGGCAGGAGCATTTCTGAATGAATTAGGAATTGATTATGATGGTTATATGGTTGCAGCTCTAGCACTTATGGAGTCTCCAGCTATCATCGTTGGGCTGATTCTTGTCAATCTATTCACACCCAATCAGGGAGAGCGAGATTTTTCCTGGTCAGAAGTGTTACAAGAAGCGTTTCTGAATAGCTCTGTCTTTCTACTAGTTGGTAGCCTCGTGATCGGAGTCCTAACTGGAGAACGTGGTTGGCAGGTTTTGGAACCCTTTACTCAAGGATTGTTTTATGGCATCCTAACCTTCTTTTTGCTTGACATGGGGTTGGTTGCTGCCAGAAGGATTAAGGACTTGCAAAAAACTGGCGCTTTTCTGATCTCTTTTGCGATCCTGATCCCAATCGTCAATGCAAGCATTGGACTGCTGATTGCAAAATTTATCGGAATGCCCCAGGGAGACGCGCTCTTGTTTGCCGTGCTTTGTGCCAGTGCTTCTTACATCGCTGTTCCCGCTGCTATGCGGTTAACGGTTCCAGAAGCGAATCCCAGCCTGTATGTTTCTACCGCTCTAGCTGTCACGTTTCCCTTCAACATTATTGTAGGAATTCCTTTATATCTGTACGGAATTAATATGCTTTGGAGATAA